One window of Dromaius novaehollandiae isolate bDroNov1 chromosome 20, bDroNov1.hap1, whole genome shotgun sequence genomic DNA carries:
- the ENDOG gene encoding endonuclease G, mitochondrial: protein MLRGRWLLPGASLALGAGLGAALAARRGDGGGEGAAGLLGRLPVVPVLAAAGPPQPAGSGGADLAKYGLPGLAQLRSRESYVLCYDPRSRSALWVIERLNRDTLRGASDRAACDFQEDGSVHEYHRATNADYRGSGFDRGHLAAAANHRWSQKAMQDTFYLSNVAPQVPHLNQNAWNNLEKYSRSLARNNKNVYVCTGPLFLPRMEADGKMYVKYQVIGKNNVAVPTHFFKVLILEKESGEIELRSYVMPNSPVDENIPLERFLVPIESIERASGLLFVPNILKKTNNLKAITAGNKR, encoded by the exons ATGCTGCGCGGCCGCTGGCTGCTGCCCGGGGCGTCGCTGGCGCTGGGCGCCGGGCTGGGCGCGGCcctcgcggcgcggcgcggcgatggcggcggcgagGGTGCCGCGGGGCTGCTGGGCCGCCTGCCCGTGGTGCCGGTGctggcggccgccgggccgccgcagcccgccggctcGGGCGGCGCCGATCTCGCCAAGTACGGGCTGCCGGGGCTGGCGCAGCTGCGGAGCCGCGAGTCCTACGTGCTGTGCTACGACCCGCGGAGCCGCAGCGCGCTCTGGGTCATCGAGCGCCTCAACCGCGACACGCTGCGCGGCGCCTCCGACCGCGCCGCCTGCGACTTCCAGGAGGACGGCTCGGTGCACGAGTACCACCGCGCCACCAACGCCGACTACCGCGGCAGCGGCTTCGACCGCGGCCAcctggccgccgccgccaacCACCGCTGGAGCCAGAAGGCCATGCAGGACACCTTCTACCTGAGCAACGTCGCCCCGCAG GTTCCCCATTTAAACCAGAACGCCTGGAATAACCTCGAGAAGTACAGCAGAAGCTTGGCTAGGAACAACAAGAACGTGTACGTCTGCACAGGGCCCCTTTTCCTGCCCAG GATGGAAGCGGATGGGAAGATGTACGTCAAATACCAGGTGATCGGGAAGAACAACGTGGCCGTCCCCACCCATTTCTTCAAGGTGCTCATCCTGGAGAAGGAGAGCGGGGAGATTGAGTTGCGCTCCTACGTGATGCCCAACAGCCCTGTGGATGAGAACATACCACTGGAACGGTTCTTGGTTCCCATTGAGAGCATCGAGCGGGCCTCAGGGCTCCTATTTGTCCCCAACATCTTGAAGAAGACAAATAACTTAAAAGCCATCACAGCTGGGAACAAGCGTTGA